A portion of the Lolium rigidum isolate FL_2022 chromosome 1, APGP_CSIRO_Lrig_0.1, whole genome shotgun sequence genome contains these proteins:
- the LOC124653275 gene encoding dnaJ homolog subfamily B member 1-like, which yields MGSLDYYEILNVDRSATDDDLRRAYRRLAMRWHPDKNPEGKSDAEAKFKDITEAYNVLSDATKRAVYDQYGEEGLKDPPPQPGGSVDDIFAEFFGSTPFTYSNNTRAKQQQQTAWDGGFGRPYDQGVGAGAAAMAAPPPVESKLACTLEELYTGVTKKMKISRNVVDASGRMKTESEILSIEVKPGWKKGTKITFPGKGNQQWNQLPADLVFVVDERPHDVYRRDGNDLLAEARVTLAEALGGTVVVLAALDGRELAVDVGGGEEDGPVVCPGYELVVPMEGMPIAREPGRHGSLRIRFDVAFPDRLTSPARAQIKRILELEAGGG from the exons ATGGGATCACTGGACTACTACGAGATCCTGAATGTGGACCGGAGCGCGACCGACGATGATCTCCGCAGGGCCTACCGCCGGCTGGCCATGCGGTGGCACCCCGACAAGAACCCGGAAGGCAAGAGCGACGCCGAGGCCAAGTTCAAGGACATCACCGAAGCCTACAAC GTTCTCAGCGACGCCACCAAGAGGGCGGTGTATGACcagtacggcgaggaggggctcaAGGACCCGCCGCCGCAGCCAGGCGGTAGCGTCGACGACATCTTTGCCGAGTTCTTTGGAAGCACGCCGTTCACGTACAGCAACAACACGCGcgccaagcagcagcagcaaacggCGTGGGACGGCGGTTTCGGCCGGCCTTACGACCAGGGCGTCGGTGCGggtgcggcggccatggcggcgccgccgccggtggagagCAAGCTGGCGTGCACCCTGGAGGAGCTCTACACGGGCGTCACCAAGAAGATGAAGATCTCCAGGAATGTCGTCGACGCCAGCGG gaggatgaagacggagtCTGAGATTCTGTCGATCGAGGTGAAGCCGGGGTGGAAGAAAGGCACCAAGATCACGTTCCCGGGCAAGGGCAACCAGCAGTGGAACCAGCTCCCCGCCGACCTGGTgttcgtcgtcgacgagaggccACACGACGTGTACCGCCGTGACGGGAACGACCTGCTGGCTGAGGCCCGGGTTACCCTCGCGGAGGCGCTGGGCGGCACGGTGGTCGTGCTGGCCGCCCTCGACGGCCGCGAGCTGGCGGTGGAcgtgggcggcggcgaggaggacggcccCGTGGTGTGCCCGGGGTACGAGCTGGTGGTGCCGATGGAAGGCATGCCCATCGCCCGTGAGCCCGGACGCCACGGGAGCCTCAGGATCAGGTTTGACGTCGCGTTCCCGGACCGGCTCACGAGCCCCGCGCGAGCGCAGATCAAGCGCATCCTGGAACTGGAAGCCGGCGGCGGCTAG
- the LOC124684491 gene encoding UDP-glucose 4-epimerase 2, translating to MAVEKTVAGAAAVRTVLVTGGAGYIGSHAVLQLLLAGFRAVVVDNLNNSSELAVRRVAALAGDHSRNLSFHKIDLRDKEALENVFASTRFDAVVHFAGLKAVGESVQKPLLYYDNNVNGTVNLLEVMSAHGCKKLVFSSSAAVYGSPKNSPCTEEFPLTPNNPYGKTKLVVEDICRDIYRTDPEWKIVLLRYFNPVGAHPSGYLGEDPCGIPNNLMPYVQQVAVGRRPALTILGNDYATVDGTGVRDYIHVVDLADGHIAALQKLFENSSIGCEAYNLGTGKGTSVLEIVHAFEKASGKKIPLIIGPRRPGDAEILFSSTAKAERDLSWKAKYGIDEMCRDQWNWASKNPNGYGAADSIKQNGHRGYGSADPCKQSGQYGSTGSAKQNGNGHLH from the exons ATGGCGGTGGAGAAGAcggtggcgggggcggcggccgtcAGGACGGTGCTGGTCACGGGCGGGGCCGGCTACATCGGCAGCCACGCCGTGCTGCAGCTGCTGCTAGCCGGCTtccgcgccgtcgtcgtcgacaacctcaacaactcGTCCGAGCTCGCCGTCCGCCGCGTCGCCGCGCTCGCCGGGGACCACTCGCGGAACCTCTCCTTCCACAAG ATTGATCTCCGTGACAAGGAAGCACTGGAAAATGTTTTTGCTTCAACAAG ATTCGATGCTGTTGTTCACTTTGCTGGACTAAAAGCTgtgggtgaaagtgtgcaaaagcCATTGCTTTATTACGACAACAATGTTAATGGCACAGTAAATCTTCTCGAAGTTATGTCTGCTCATGGATGTAAAAAG TTGGTGTTTTCATCGTCAGCTGCAGTTTATGGGTCACCCAAGAACTCACCCTGCACAGAAGAGTTTCCTCTGACTCCAAACAATCCATATGGCAAAACCAAG CTTGTTGTTGAAGATATTTGCCGTGATATCTACCGTACAGATCCAGAATGGAAGATTGTCCTACTTAGGTATTTCAATCCTGTTGGGGCTCATCCGAGTGGATACCTTGGCGAAGACCCATGTGGAATTCCCAATAATCTTATGCCGTATGTTCAGCAAGTTGCAGTTGGCAGGAGGCCAGCTCTGACTATATTGGGGAATGACTATGCAACAGTAGATGGAACTGGG GTTCGAGATTACATTCATGTGGTCGACCTTGCTGATGGACATATTGCTGCACTGCAGAAGCTTTTCGAAAACTCTAGCATAG GATGTGAAGCATACAACCTTGGAACTGGAAAAGGAACATCAGTGCTAGAGATTGTTCATGCCTTTGAGAAGGCTTCTGGGAAG AAAATTCCTCTGATCATTGGCCCAAGACGCCCTGGCGATGCAGAGATTCTGTTTTCGTCCACTGCCAAAGCAGAGAGGGACCTGAGCTGGAA AGCGAAATATGGCATCGACGAGATGTGTAGGGACCAGTGGAACTGGGCTAGCAAGAACCCTAATGGATACGGAGCAGCTGACTCCATCAAGCAAAACGGCCACCGCGGATATGGATCAGCTGACCCCTGCAAACAGAGCGGCCAATACGGATCAACAGGGTCTGCCAAACAAAATGGCAACGGACACCTCCACTGA